The nucleotide sequence CAAAAAAGAGTTTTTTAGATATTGAAATAAGTAAAATGAAAACTAACCTTAAATTATTTACATAATAAACCAAATATGTTACGATAAGTAATAAAATAATTATAAAAATTACATAAATATACAAATTGAAAGGAGGATAAAATGAAGAAAATAGGGAAAAAAACAAGTTTACTTTTTCTAAGTTTTCTAGTTTTAACAATGGTATTATCAGGATGTAAGATTAAAAGTAGTAAGACTAGTAGTGATAGTAATAAAGAAACACTTGTTGTTTCGATATTTGGATTTAATGAGGATTTATATAGAAGAAATGTTATGGAGCCATTTGAAAAAAAGCATAACGTAAAAATTGTTCTTGAATTAGGGAATAATGTAGATAGACTTAATAAACTAAAAATGAGAAATAGTAAAGTTGATGTAGCAGCTTTTACAGATTATTATGCAATGCAAGCTATAGAAGAAGGGCTATTTGAAAGAATAGATCATGAAAAGATTCCAAATATAAATAATCTTTATGATGTAGCTAAGACACCATTGGGAAAAGATTATGGACCTGCATATACTATAGGGAGTTTTGGTATAATTTATGATTCGGAAGATATAAAGGAACCAATAGAATCATGGGGAGATTTGTGGAGACCAGATCTAAAAGGGAAAATGTCTCTATCAAATATAACAACTACATCAGGTCCTATGATGTTATTAATAGCAGCTGAACAAGCAGGAGTAGATATTAAAAAGGATGAAGATAAAGCTTTTGAAAAAATGAAAGAGCTAAGTGAAAATGTTTTAAGGTTTGATGATAAATCTTCAGAAGCCATAAATGCAATGAGCCAGGGAAAAGTTAAAGTTATGGGAGGACATAGCTTTGAGTTTGAAAGTGTCAAAGAAACTGTCCCAACAGCAAAGTGGGTAGATCCAAAAGAAGGCTCATACGCAATAGTTAATACAATAAATATAGTAAAAGGGACAAAGAACAAAAAATTAGCTGAACAATTTATTAATTGGATAATTAGTGAGGAAGTACAAAAAGTTCAGGCTCTTGATAAAGTAGATTCTCCTACAAATAAGAATGTAAAATTAACTGATAAAGAGGCAGAAGAGCTTATTTATGGTGAAGAAACTATAGAGAAGTTAAAATCTGTGGATTGGACATATGTAAATAGTTCTTTAAAAAGATGGATTGAAAGATGGAATAAAGAGATATCAGATTAAAAATATAACTATAAATAACACCTAGTGTTACATTAGGTGTTATTTATAGTTATATTGAAAAGTTTAAAATTCATCCATAATAAAGAATTTAATTTTGTAAAAAATGAATTATTTGGCTGGAGAAATTCTCTGTATTTCTTAATAACATTATTTGAAAGATATAAAAATACTGGTAATATAAGATATGGATTGATAACTGAAGATATAATAGATAAAGGAGCTATTGTAACGACATATGCACATGATCATCATAATTTACTTGTAATTGGTAAGACTAAAAAGGAAGTTATAAAAATGAAGATAAAATAGTAAATTTATTTTATAAATTTTTTCAAACATTATTTATTTTAGTTGATTATATTGATTTAAAATGTACAATATATATATGACCAAATATTTTCAAGTATTAGACAATTTATTGACTATATATTATTATTTAAAGTAATATCTATATATAAATTGGTATAATCTCAAAATATTATTAACTGTATTATTTTAAAATAAATACAGATTGTACATAATTGAATGATACTTTAAACTAAAACTCTTTAATTCCTATAAGATACCTTCAAAGGAGTTGATACTTATGGATAATAAAGGCTACAAAAGTGAAACTAGAACGATTCCACTTATACCACTTAGAGGACTATCAATATTTCCTTATATGGTACTTCACTTTGATGTAGGAAGAGACAAGTCTATAAATGCATTAGAAGAAGCAATGGTTAATGACTCACTTGTATTCTTAAGCTCTCAGAAAGAAGCAAGTGTAGATATACCTGGACCGAATGATTTTTACCACATAGGAACTATATGCAAAATAAAACAAATGCTAAAGTTACCAGGGGATACTATAAGAGTTTTAGTTGAAGGGATAAATAGAGGAAAGATAAAAGATATCATCCAAGAAGAGCCATATTTTGAGGTTGAAATAGAAGAAATAGTATTTGAAGAAGAAATTAAGAAAGATCAAAAAACAGAAGCTCTTATGAGAATGATCTTAGAATCATTTGAAGAGTATGCGGGTGTTGGAAACAAAATATCTACAGATGTTCTTTTATCAGTTACGGAAATAAAAGAACCTGGAAGATTAGCAGATGTTATAGCTTCATATGTATATTTAAGTCCAGAAAATAAGCAGAAAATACTTGAAGCACTCCACCCTTACGAAAGGTTAGAAATTCTAGAAGTAATACTAAGACAAGAGATAGATATACTAAAACTAGAAGAAAAAATATCCCAGAGAGTAAAGAAGCAAATAAATAAGGTACAAAGAGAATACTATTTGAAAGAACAACTTAAAGCTATACAACACGAGCTGGGAGAAGATGAAGATATATTAGATGAGGTAGAGAAATACAAAGATAAAATAAATGAAATCGATATGCCAGAAGAAGTTAAAGAAAAGGCATTAAAAGAAGCGGACAGATTAATGAAAGTGTCAGCATCATCTGCGGAAGCTGGAGTTATAAGAAGTTACTTAGATTGGATTATAGAGCTTCCATGGGATAATGAAACAGAAGATACTGTAGATATTAAAAATTCTAGGAAGGTTTTAGACGAAGACCACTATGGACTTACAGATGTTAAAGAAAGAATACTAGAATTTTTGGCTATAAGAGAGCTAGCAGGAAGCTTAAAAGGACCTATATTATGTT is from Gottschalkia purinilytica and encodes:
- a CDS encoding ABC transporter substrate-binding protein; the protein is MKKIGKKTSLLFLSFLVLTMVLSGCKIKSSKTSSDSNKETLVVSIFGFNEDLYRRNVMEPFEKKHNVKIVLELGNNVDRLNKLKMRNSKVDVAAFTDYYAMQAIEEGLFERIDHEKIPNINNLYDVAKTPLGKDYGPAYTIGSFGIIYDSEDIKEPIESWGDLWRPDLKGKMSLSNITTTSGPMMLLIAAEQAGVDIKKDEDKAFEKMKELSENVLRFDDKSSEAINAMSQGKVKVMGGHSFEFESVKETVPTAKWVDPKEGSYAIVNTINIVKGTKNKKLAEQFINWIISEEVQKVQALDKVDSPTNKNVKLTDKEAEELIYGEETIEKLKSVDWTYVNSSLKRWIERWNKEISD
- a CDS encoding adenine deaminase C-terminal domain-containing protein codes for the protein MKSLKFIHNKEFNFVKNELFGWRNSLYFLITLFERYKNTGNIRYGLITEDIIDKGAIVTTYAHDHHNLLVIGKTKKEVIKMKIK